In one window of Helianthus annuus cultivar XRQ/B chromosome 17, HanXRQr2.0-SUNRISE, whole genome shotgun sequence DNA:
- the LOC110922223 gene encoding putative F-box/LRR-repeat protein At3g18150, whose protein sequence is MDSSHGKKRMNVEDDDRLSSLQDELIHKILSFIGIKHAIQTSVLSSRWRFIWTSMPYLNFSWDDFYRLPKFSEFVTHVLSGRDTQTEVSSVKLSNFHGKDSDVIVEQIMKYAFSHNIQQLDVACLPQNNVEFPPFLFSSRSLKHLSLTKESFVSYQRRRSCSYVFNVTSTWELPVLTTLYLDGVTLCCDENTDKCIDFFSKCANLKDLTLKSCYTKGFKGLSICLPLLSNLTLEDVCGGSVNVFNIVAPQLKNLNIRGVFTQDHQYLISAPDLAFLLYEGLENLSLSTHGFLSLEKADICVSYPHDARQVLRLLQLLHNVKSLTLNLEIVELLSSSVELMSYQPSPFFNLKSLKIHAVTEFSHYSGKMSAEVKSYLLDSSTGANLIMVPREVIIAIKNTKFAQEYVSELWELLEQEKARIEAKMTKMREHIYKFNDMCWDYTSVQIKKAKEKTSDIIVKLQDIKSLLAELPASNQATIQPSFSTLCAEAAVVMNKITECIKMGCDENQRRLNMRFHELATTLQPSS, encoded by the exons ATGGATTCTAGCcatggtaaaaagagaatgaatGTAGAGGACGACGATAGACTAAGCAGCTTGCAAGATGAGCTTATCCATAAAATTCTTTCTTTTATTGGTATCAAACATGCTATTCAAACGAGTGTTTTGTCATCGAGATGGAGGTTTATTTGGACTTCAATGCCTTATCTCAATTTCTCATGGGACGATTTCTATAGGTTACCCAAGTTCTCCGAATTTGTTACACATGTTCTCTCTGGCCGCGATACTCAAACAGAAGTGTCTTCAGTCAAGCTTAGTAATTTTCATGGAAAGGATAGCGATGTGATTGTCGAACAAATCATGAAGTATGCATTCTCTCACAATATCCAACAACTGGATGTTGCATGCTTGCCTCAGAATAATGTTGAATTCCCTCCTTTTCTCTTTAGTTCTCGGTCTCTTAAACATCTTAGTTTGACAAAGGAAAGTTTCGTATCGTACCAAAGGAGACGTTCTTGCTCATATGTGTTTAATGTAACATCTACTTGGGAGCTCCCTGTGTTAACAACATTGTATCTCGATGGTGTCACTTTGTGTTGTGATGAAAATACTGATAAGTGCATTGATTTTTTCTCCAAGTGTGCAAACTTGAAGGATCTTACCTTAAAAAGTTGCTATACGAAGGGATTTAAGGGTTTAAGTATTTGTCTTCCTCTACTATCTAATCTTACACTTGAAGATGTTTGTGGTGGTAGTGTGAATGTTTTCAATATTGTTGCACCTCAACTCAAGAACCTCAATATAAGAGGTGTGTTTACGCAAGACCATCAGTATCTGATTTCTGCACCCGACCTTGCATTCTTGCTCTATGAAGGATTAGAAAATTTATCACTTTCGACACACGGTTTCCTTTCTTTGGAGAAGGCGGATATTTGTGTATCTTATCCACACGATGCTCGTCAAGTTCTACGTCTGCTTCAACTACTTCACAATGTCAAGTCTCTTACACTTAACTTGGAAATTGTTGAG cTTCTTTCTTCATCCGTGGAACTGATGTCTTATCAACCTTCTCCATTTTTTAACTTAAAGAGTTTAAAgattcatgctgtaacagaattTTCACACTATAGTGGAAAGATGTCTGCGGAAGTCAAAAGCTATTTGCTAGATAGTTCTACAGGTGCCAACTTAATAATGGTTCCGCGTGAG GTGATTATAGCTATTAAAAACACCAAGTTTGCACAAGAATATGTTTCAGAGTTATGGGAGCTGTTAGAGCAGGAGAAAGCTAGAATAGAGGCCAAAATGACAAAGATGCGTGAACATATCTATAAGTTTAACGATATGTGTTGGGATTATACGAGTGTGCAGATTAAGAAAGCCAAAGAAAAGACTTCTGACATCATTGTAAAGTTGCAAGATATTAAAAGCTTACTGGCAGAGCTGCCTGCATCAAATCAGGCTACCATTCAACCATCTTTCTCTACTTTGTGTGCCGAAGCCGCCGTTGTCATGAATAAAATAACAGAATGTATAAAGATGGGCTGTGATGAGAATCAAAGGCGTTTAAATATGCGCTTTCATGAACTTGCTACCACGTTGCAGCCGTCTTCTTAG
- the LOC110921515 gene encoding acyl-CoA-binding protein, with protein sequence MGLKEDFEEHAEKVKSLTKKPSDADLLILYGLFKQATVGPVNTDRPGMFSMKERAKWDAWKAVEAKSKEEAMNDYITKAKQLLEADAAAA encoded by the exons ATGGGATTGAAG GAGGACTTTGAAGAGCATGCTGAGAAAGTCAAGAGTCTGACTAAAAAGCCCTCTGATGCTGACTTGCTCATACTCTATGGCTTGTTCAAGCAAGCCACAGTTGGACCGGTGAACACCG ACCGTCCGGGCATGTTCAGCATGAAAGAAAGGGCTAAATGGGATGCGTGGAAGGCCGTTGAAG CGAAATCGAAGGAGGAAGCGATGAACGACTACATCACCAAGGCGAAACAATTGCTTGAAGCCGACGCTGCGGCTGCTTGA